The following are encoded together in the Variovorax sp. PBS-H4 genome:
- the mdoH gene encoding glucans biosynthesis glucosyltransferase MdoH: MKPNDFSQLNVLTEADFSPRSLLREERHPNSVTAPPINRGSMTPRPWRGFWNSIGTALLVKLGAGGKAAAVASRAPQRSQAWQRAAQQRRMAFMALTVFSTVVASTLFARVQPDYGNLWLEYSQIALYGLLSGWVVTGFVTALMGFYVSVRGDKHALSASQVADHPMNPEARTAIIMPICNEDVATVFAGLRATCESVAATGHAPQFDVFVLSDSYTPEVAAAERAAWEDLRAALADNPNQPQVEVYYRLRKRRTHRKAGNVADFCRRWGKDYRYMVVLDADSVMSGDCLTSMVKLMEANPSAGIIQTATQAIGHVTLHARAQQFASRVTGRLFTLGMQFWQLGESHYWGHNAIIRVEPFMQHCALAPIKGTGGMAGGIMSHDFVEAALMRRAGYHVWLVADLVGSYEQQPPDLLAELQRDRRWCQGNLQNARLMAEPGLHPVHRAMFVTGTMAYASAPMWLAFLTLGTALWLTGSSVVTHWLAMPMELAGLWLWTLCLLFLPRMLGIAAVVMRREQRQYGGVGGLLKSAALESALAIVQAPVRMLAHSLFVVVALTGIKLDWKSPPREAAAVPWRIAFSQLAPMSLVIAALAVGIALIDASALVWLMPVGLPLLLAVPLTVLTSQIALGNAMRDRGFLVIPEESRSPAVLRRAWMHAVRLARA; the protein is encoded by the coding sequence ATGAAGCCCAACGATTTCTCCCAGCTCAATGTTCTCACCGAGGCGGATTTCTCCCCCCGCAGCCTGCTGCGCGAAGAACGCCATCCCAACTCGGTGACAGCGCCCCCGATCAACCGCGGCTCGATGACCCCCCGTCCCTGGCGCGGCTTCTGGAACAGCATCGGCACGGCGCTGCTGGTCAAGCTCGGCGCCGGTGGCAAGGCCGCAGCCGTCGCATCGCGCGCGCCGCAACGTTCCCAGGCATGGCAACGCGCGGCCCAGCAGCGCCGCATGGCCTTCATGGCGTTGACCGTGTTCAGTACGGTCGTCGCGTCGACGCTGTTCGCCCGCGTGCAGCCGGACTACGGCAATCTCTGGCTCGAGTACAGCCAGATCGCCCTCTACGGCCTGCTCTCGGGATGGGTGGTGACCGGTTTCGTGACTGCGCTCATGGGCTTCTATGTCTCGGTGCGCGGAGACAAGCATGCGCTGTCAGCCAGCCAGGTGGCCGACCATCCGATGAACCCGGAAGCGCGTACCGCGATCATCATGCCGATCTGCAACGAGGACGTGGCCACGGTCTTCGCCGGCCTGCGCGCCACCTGCGAATCCGTGGCGGCAACGGGTCATGCGCCGCAGTTCGACGTCTTCGTGCTGTCCGACAGCTACACGCCCGAGGTCGCAGCCGCCGAGCGCGCCGCCTGGGAAGATCTGCGCGCCGCGCTGGCCGACAACCCGAACCAGCCACAAGTCGAGGTGTATTACCGCCTGCGCAAGCGCCGCACCCACCGCAAGGCCGGCAACGTGGCCGACTTTTGCCGCCGCTGGGGCAAGGACTACCGCTACATGGTGGTGCTCGATGCCGACAGCGTGATGAGTGGCGACTGCCTGACTTCAATGGTCAAGCTGATGGAGGCCAATCCGTCCGCCGGCATCATCCAGACCGCGACGCAGGCCATCGGCCACGTCACCCTGCATGCCCGCGCCCAGCAATTCGCCTCCCGCGTGACGGGTCGCCTGTTCACACTGGGCATGCAGTTCTGGCAGCTCGGCGAGTCGCATTACTGGGGCCACAACGCCATCATCCGCGTCGAGCCCTTCATGCAGCATTGCGCGCTGGCGCCGATCAAGGGCACCGGCGGCATGGCGGGCGGCATCATGTCGCACGACTTCGTCGAGGCCGCGCTGATGCGCCGCGCCGGCTACCACGTGTGGCTGGTCGCCGACCTGGTCGGCAGTTACGAGCAGCAGCCGCCGGACTTGCTGGCAGAGCTGCAGCGTGACCGCCGCTGGTGCCAGGGCAACCTGCAGAACGCCCGCCTGATGGCGGAGCCCGGGCTGCACCCGGTGCACCGTGCGATGTTCGTGACCGGCACCATGGCTTATGCCTCGGCGCCGATGTGGCTCGCATTCCTCACGCTGGGCACCGCCTTGTGGCTGACCGGCTCGAGCGTGGTCACGCATTGGCTTGCAATGCCGATGGAACTGGCCGGCCTTTGGCTGTGGACCTTGTGCCTGCTGTTCCTGCCGCGCATGCTGGGCATTGCAGCGGTAGTGATGCGCCGCGAGCAACGCCAGTACGGCGGCGTCGGCGGCCTGCTCAAGAGCGCGGCCCTGGAAAGCGCGCTGGCCATCGTGCAGGCGCCGGTGCGGATGCTGGCGCATTCGCTGTTCGTGGTGGTGGCGCTGACCGGCATCAAGCTCGACTGGAAGTCGCCGCCGCGGGAAGCCGCCGCCGTGCCGTGGCGCATCGCTTTCAGCCAGCTCGCGCCGATGTCGCTGGTCATCGCTGCGCTGGCGGTAGGCATTGCGCTGATCGACGCCAGTGCGCTGGTCTGGCTGATGCCCGTGGGCCTGCCGCTGCTGCTCGCCGTCCCGCTGACGGTGCTGACGAGCCAGATCGCGCTCGGCAACGCCATGCGCGACCGGGGCTTCCTGGTGATTCCGGAAGAATCGCGTTCGCCGGCGGTGCTGCGCAGGGCTTGGATGCACGCTGTTCGGCTGGCGCGCGCCTGA
- a CDS encoding sigma 54-interacting transcriptional regulator — protein MNNTGSTKASSSPPGARLLVVDDDADMLRLLSMRLMGAGYQVTAVTSAESALTQLEIEHPQLVLSDVRLPGRDGLQLFDEIRKRHPTLPVILLTAHGTIPDAVEATARGVFTYLTKPYDARELLDKIAQALALGAPAPSGGKGVDEGWRSEIVSRSNRMAELLAEARMVAKSDASVLLRGDSGAGKELLARAIHRASARAEKPFVAVNCGAIPEALLESELFGHVKGAFTDAVANHKGLFQQADGGTLLLDEIGDMPPALQVKLLRVLQEHAVRPVGSTQSIEVDVRIISATHRDLDAAMEAGQFREDLYYRLNVVTLHLPPLSARREDIPLLANHFLNRLSTKYGKRLSGFAPEALKALTMAPWPGNVRQLFNVVEQVCALSSSPLIPLALVQRALRSPSVEVQTYAEAKQRFEREYLVGLLKLTDGNVADAARLADRNRTEFYRLLQKHGLTPGHFKSDAASPGGDAVADERRP, from the coding sequence ATGAACAACACCGGTTCTACCAAGGCATCCTCCAGCCCGCCCGGCGCGCGCCTGCTGGTCGTGGACGACGACGCGGACATGCTGCGCCTGCTGTCGATGCGGCTGATGGGCGCCGGCTACCAGGTGACTGCGGTGACCTCGGCCGAATCGGCATTGACGCAGCTCGAGATCGAGCATCCCCAGCTGGTGCTGAGCGACGTGCGGCTGCCGGGCCGCGACGGCCTGCAGCTTTTCGATGAAATTCGCAAGCGCCACCCCACGCTGCCGGTGATCCTGCTGACGGCCCACGGCACCATTCCCGATGCGGTCGAAGCCACGGCCCGCGGCGTCTTCACCTACCTGACCAAACCCTACGACGCTCGCGAGCTGCTCGACAAGATTGCGCAGGCGCTGGCGCTCGGCGCGCCCGCCCCCAGTGGCGGGAAGGGCGTCGACGAAGGCTGGCGTTCGGAGATCGTGAGCCGCAGCAACCGCATGGCCGAGCTGCTGGCCGAGGCCCGGATGGTGGCCAAGTCCGACGCCAGCGTGCTGCTGCGCGGCGATAGCGGCGCCGGCAAGGAGTTGCTGGCCCGCGCCATCCACCGGGCCAGTGCGCGCGCCGAAAAGCCCTTCGTGGCGGTCAACTGCGGCGCCATTCCGGAGGCGCTGCTGGAATCGGAGCTCTTTGGCCATGTGAAAGGCGCCTTCACCGACGCGGTCGCCAATCACAAGGGGCTGTTCCAGCAGGCAGACGGCGGCACCCTGCTGCTCGACGAGATCGGCGACATGCCGCCGGCGCTGCAGGTCAAGCTGCTGCGCGTGCTGCAGGAGCACGCGGTGCGGCCGGTGGGCTCGACCCAGTCCATCGAAGTCGATGTGCGGATCATCTCCGCCACCCATCGCGACCTCGATGCCGCCATGGAGGCCGGGCAGTTCAGGGAAGACCTGTACTACCGCCTCAACGTGGTGACGCTCCACCTGCCGCCGCTGTCGGCGCGGCGCGAGGACATCCCGCTGCTGGCCAACCATTTTCTGAACCGGCTCTCGACCAAGTACGGCAAACGCCTTTCAGGTTTTGCGCCGGAAGCGCTCAAGGCACTGACCATGGCGCCGTGGCCGGGCAACGTGCGCCAGTTGTTCAACGTGGTCGAGCAGGTGTGTGCACTGTCGAGTTCGCCGCTGATTCCGCTGGCCCTGGTGCAGCGGGCGCTGCGCTCGCCCAGCGTCGAAGTCCAGACCTATGCCGAAGCCAAGCAGCGCTTCGAGCGCGAGTACCTTGTGGGCCTGCTCAAATTGACCGACGGCAACGTGGCGGACGCGGCCCGTCTGGCCGACCGCAACCGCACGGAGTTCTACCGGCTCCTCCAGAAGCACGGACTCACCCCCGGGCACTTCAAATCCGATGCCGCGTCGCCCGGCGGCGATGCTGTCGCTGACGAGCGACGGCCCTAA
- a CDS encoding HAMP domain-containing sensor histidine kinase, with protein MASLKSARGSFQQLLLFAFLLITALLVGVALRSVFQYDALMIQSRNAAGRALTLSGAAQSLAERSAAMERAGRQSLVLNDAVLRRRFDDAARDAQHALDRLGANGLPATGLDLWRAQLAVIEGLMKGAPETALARESSMAMQFRDLDALNTNIAQQAQILIEAQNNALAQRIENARQRLMREVLAASTLAVALALAFGVWLARPLKRLQRAIVGLGENRLDEPIDIRGPADVRRIAQQLEWLRLRLTELDADKARFLRHVSHELKTPLAALREGVSLLEDGVTGALNPAQREVAQILQQNTVALQGQIEALLRFNAAAFEARELRRQRTPLLPLIEEQIEAQRLQWQANGLTVRAEGEPISVVVDPAKLGTAVANLLSNAIRYSARGGTIAITVSSTPDIVSIEIQDAGPGIAEGDRDRIFEPFYRGERQPQHAVKGTGIGLSIVQEYIAAHGGRIALLPEGPGARFRIELPRST; from the coding sequence ATGGCGAGCCTGAAGTCGGCACGCGGCTCGTTCCAGCAGTTGCTGCTGTTCGCGTTTCTGCTGATCACCGCGCTGCTGGTGGGCGTGGCCTTGCGCTCGGTGTTCCAGTACGACGCGCTGATGATCCAAAGCCGCAACGCCGCGGGCCGCGCGCTCACGCTCTCGGGCGCGGCGCAGTCCCTGGCCGAGCGCAGTGCCGCAATGGAGCGCGCCGGGCGCCAGTCGCTGGTGCTCAACGATGCGGTGCTGCGCCGCCGCTTCGACGACGCGGCGCGCGATGCCCAACACGCGCTCGATCGGCTGGGCGCGAACGGCCTGCCCGCCACCGGTCTCGATCTCTGGCGCGCCCAGCTGGCCGTGATCGAGGGATTGATGAAAGGCGCACCCGAGACCGCGCTCGCGCGCGAGAGCTCGATGGCGATGCAGTTCCGCGACCTCGATGCGCTCAACACCAACATCGCCCAGCAGGCCCAGATCCTGATCGAGGCGCAGAACAACGCGCTGGCGCAGCGCATCGAGAACGCGCGCCAGCGCCTGATGCGCGAGGTGCTCGCCGCCAGTACGTTGGCCGTGGCGCTCGCGCTGGCCTTCGGCGTGTGGCTGGCGAGGCCTTTGAAGCGGCTGCAGCGCGCGATCGTCGGACTCGGCGAGAACCGGCTCGATGAGCCGATCGACATCCGCGGCCCCGCCGACGTGCGGCGCATTGCGCAACAGCTCGAATGGCTGCGGCTGCGGTTGACCGAGCTGGACGCCGACAAGGCACGCTTCCTGCGCCACGTATCGCATGAGCTCAAGACCCCGCTGGCTGCACTGCGCGAAGGCGTCTCGCTGCTGGAGGATGGCGTGACGGGCGCGCTGAATCCTGCACAGCGCGAGGTGGCGCAGATCCTGCAGCAGAACACCGTCGCGCTACAGGGGCAGATCGAGGCCCTGCTGCGCTTCAACGCGGCGGCCTTCGAGGCGCGCGAGCTGCGTCGCCAGCGCACGCCGCTGCTGCCGCTGATCGAGGAGCAGATCGAGGCCCAGCGCCTCCAATGGCAGGCGAACGGGCTGACGGTAAGGGCCGAGGGCGAGCCGATCTCGGTGGTGGTCGACCCGGCCAAGCTGGGCACCGCGGTGGCCAACCTGCTGTCGAATGCCATCCGCTACTCGGCGCGCGGCGGCACCATTGCAATCACCGTATCGAGCACGCCCGACATCGTCTCCATCGAGATCCAGGACGCCGGCCCCGGCATCGCCGAGGGCGATCGCGACCGCATCTTCGAGCCTTTCTACCGCGGCGAGCGCCAACCCCAGCATGCCGTCAAGGGCACTGGCATCGGGCTGTCGATCGTGCAGGAGTACATTGCAGCTCATGGCGGTCGCATCGCGCTGCTGCCGGAGGGACCCGGGGCGCGCTTCCGCATCGAGCTGCCGCGCTCCACCTGA
- the miaB gene encoding tRNA (N6-isopentenyl adenosine(37)-C2)-methylthiotransferase MiaB produces the protein MTPKVFIKTFGCQMNEYDSDKMADVLRAAEGYEPTTNVEEADLILFNTCSVREKAQEKVFSDLGRVKHLKARGVKIGVGGCVASQEGADIIARAPYVDVVFGPQTLHRLPELLQQRDRAGQPQVDISFPEIEKFDHLPPARVEGATAFVSIMEGCSKYCSYCVVPYTRGEEVNRPLDDVLVEVAGLADQGVREVTLLGQNVNAYRGSMGSTSEIADFALLIEYIAEIPGIERIRYTTSHPNEFTPRLIEAYARVPKLVSHLHLPVQHGSDRILMAMKRGYTAMEYKSTVRKLRAIRPDLSLSSDFIVGFPGETDADFEKMMKLIDELEFDNSFSFIFSPRPGTPAAQLHDDTPHDIKLARLQRLQAVIDGNVKRFGQARVGTVQRVLVEGRSRKDAQELMGRTECNRVVNFQGDPRLAGCMIDVRITRSLAYTLRGEVPTAESTASSAASSAAVAAPTA, from the coding sequence ATGACCCCCAAAGTTTTCATCAAGACCTTCGGCTGCCAGATGAACGAGTACGACTCGGACAAGATGGCCGACGTGCTGCGCGCTGCCGAAGGCTACGAACCCACCACGAACGTCGAAGAGGCCGACCTCATCCTCTTCAACACCTGCTCGGTGCGCGAAAAGGCGCAGGAGAAGGTGTTCTCCGACCTCGGGCGCGTCAAGCACCTGAAGGCGCGCGGCGTGAAGATCGGCGTCGGCGGCTGCGTGGCCAGCCAGGAAGGCGCGGACATCATTGCCCGCGCGCCCTACGTCGACGTGGTCTTCGGCCCGCAGACGCTGCACCGCCTGCCGGAGCTGCTGCAGCAGCGCGATCGCGCCGGCCAGCCGCAGGTGGACATCAGCTTTCCGGAAATCGAGAAGTTCGACCACCTGCCGCCGGCAAGGGTCGAGGGCGCGACTGCCTTCGTCTCGATCATGGAAGGCTGCTCCAAGTACTGCAGCTACTGCGTGGTGCCCTATACGCGCGGCGAGGAGGTGAACCGGCCGCTGGACGACGTCCTGGTGGAGGTCGCCGGCCTGGCCGACCAGGGAGTGCGCGAAGTCACGCTGCTGGGCCAGAACGTCAATGCGTACCGCGGCAGCATGGGCAGCACAAGCGAGATCGCCGACTTCGCGCTGCTGATCGAGTACATCGCCGAGATCCCCGGCATCGAGCGCATCCGCTACACCACCAGCCACCCCAACGAGTTCACGCCGCGCCTGATCGAGGCCTATGCCCGCGTGCCCAAGCTGGTGAGCCACCTGCACCTGCCGGTGCAGCACGGCAGCGACCGCATCCTGATGGCGATGAAGCGCGGCTACACGGCGATGGAATACAAGAGCACGGTGCGCAAGCTGCGCGCCATCCGCCCCGACCTTTCGCTGAGCAGCGACTTCATCGTCGGTTTTCCCGGTGAGACCGACGCCGATTTCGAAAAAATGATGAAGCTGATCGACGAACTCGAGTTCGACAACAGCTTCAGCTTCATCTTCAGCCCGCGCCCTGGCACGCCCGCGGCGCAGCTGCATGACGACACCCCGCACGACATCAAGCTGGCACGGCTGCAGCGGCTGCAGGCGGTGATCGACGGCAACGTCAAGCGGTTTGGCCAGGCCCGCGTGGGCACGGTCCAGCGCGTGCTGGTCGAAGGCCGCTCGCGCAAGGATGCGCAGGAGCTGATGGGCCGCACCGAATGCAATCGGGTGGTCAACTTCCAGGGCGACCCGCGGCTCGCCGGCTGCATGATCGACGTGCGCATCACCCGCTCGCTGGCCTATACGCTCCGCGGCGAGGTTCCCACGGCGGAATCGACCGCGTCGTCGGCAGCGTCATCCGCAGCTGTTGCCGCGCCGACCGCCTGA
- a CDS encoding efflux RND transporter periplasmic adaptor subunit translates to MNKKLVLALAGVLILTAAGAWRWAGNRAQDVAQTGAPPAGSAAPGKVAGQGAAAPALVTLAAAQKQDVPVTVQVNGSVVSLNSVDLRPQVTNTVREVHVKEGQFVKQGQLLFTLDDRPDQANLAKARAQQQKDEATLADLQRQYQRSQELVAQNFIAKAAADATLSQLEAQRAAVAADKAAVQSAQVALSYATLRAPIAGRIGAVNIYPGTLVQPSLSLVTITQLDPIAVSFPVPEGRLQDLLAAARSHTPVEALVSGRKTPMKGTLNFVDNTVDPLIGTVRAKAVFDNADQGLWPGQFVETRVTVRTLEGATVIPSAAIMMLAEGSSVYVVDAERTATRRKVQALYTFGTQVAVRGVEPGDQVVIEGKQNVRPGGKVRLDSAAKPQQRPNGNAPEATPGSAAAATPGNASVVAERERS, encoded by the coding sequence ATGAACAAGAAACTCGTCCTCGCCCTGGCGGGCGTGCTGATCCTGACCGCAGCCGGCGCATGGCGCTGGGCAGGAAACAGGGCCCAGGACGTGGCGCAGACCGGCGCGCCGCCTGCCGGAAGCGCGGCGCCCGGCAAGGTCGCCGGACAGGGCGCCGCGGCGCCGGCCCTGGTCACGCTGGCGGCAGCGCAGAAGCAGGATGTGCCGGTCACCGTGCAGGTCAACGGCAGCGTGGTCTCGCTCAACAGCGTCGACCTGCGGCCGCAGGTCACGAACACGGTGCGCGAAGTGCATGTGAAGGAGGGCCAGTTCGTCAAGCAAGGGCAACTGCTCTTCACGCTCGACGACCGCCCCGACCAGGCCAACCTCGCCAAGGCCCGCGCCCAGCAGCAGAAGGACGAGGCCACGCTGGCCGACCTGCAGCGCCAGTACCAGCGCAGCCAGGAACTGGTGGCGCAGAACTTCATCGCCAAGGCCGCCGCCGATGCCACGCTCTCGCAGCTCGAGGCGCAGCGCGCCGCGGTCGCGGCCGACAAGGCGGCCGTGCAGTCGGCGCAGGTGGCGCTGAGCTACGCCACGCTGCGCGCCCCCATCGCCGGGCGTATCGGCGCGGTCAACATCTATCCGGGCACGCTGGTGCAGCCCAGCCTGTCGCTGGTGACCATCACCCAGCTCGACCCGATCGCGGTCAGCTTCCCGGTGCCCGAAGGCAGGCTGCAGGACCTGCTGGCCGCGGCGCGGTCTCACACGCCGGTCGAGGCGCTGGTGAGCGGGCGCAAGACGCCGATGAAGGGCACCCTGAACTTCGTCGACAACACGGTCGACCCGCTGATCGGCACCGTGCGCGCCAAGGCGGTCTTCGACAACGCCGACCAGGGCCTGTGGCCGGGCCAGTTCGTGGAGACCCGCGTGACGGTCCGCACGCTCGAGGGTGCCACGGTGATCCCCTCGGCCGCCATCATGATGCTGGCCGAGGGCAGCTCGGTCTATGTGGTCGACGCCGAGCGCACGGCCACGCGCCGCAAGGTCCAGGCGCTGTACACCTTCGGCACGCAGGTCGCGGTGCGCGGCGTCGAGCCCGGCGACCAGGTGGTGATCGAGGGCAAGCAGAACGTGCGCCCGGGCGGCAAGGTGCGGCTCGACAGCGCCGCCAAGCCGCAGCAGCGCCCCAACGGCAATGCGCCCGAGGCGACGCCCGGCAGCGCGGCCGCTGCCACGCCCGGCAACGCCAGCGTGGTCGCGGAGCGGGAGCGCTCATGA
- a CDS encoding efflux RND transporter permease subunit: MNISELCIRRPAMTVLLSAAAVVAGIFAYFQIPVAALPSYNTPVINVNAQLPGASPDTMASSVALPLEKQFSTIPGLSTISSVNTQGVSSITLEFVSSRDIDAAAVDVQAALLRAQRQLPVELTQMPSYRKVNPADAPVLFISLVSPSMNPAELNDYAENLISPTLSTIDGVAQVAVYGRKAFAVRIKADADLLNARSITLDELANAVRLANANTPVGVLDGPRQTLTIQANEQMLKAADFAKVIVGQRNGAPVRLDEVATIEDSFESVKTASSFNGESSISLAVLRQPNANTVQVVDAVRALMPRFRDELPQSVEINMVNDRSISIREAVHDVQLTLLGTVLLVVLVIFLFLHRVVATLIPAATIPISLIGAVALLYAFGYSLDNVSLLGITLAVGLVVDDAIVVLENIMRYVEKGMEPMAAALRGSREVGFTIISISISLVAVFIPVFFMPGVIGLLFHEFAVVVGLAVMVSAIVSLTLVPMLASRLLRHHPREGGVAEDHEETHPEPGTAIGRAFERGYRWVHGSYMRTLDWTLHRRPLMLALAAATFALTAWMFITIPKGFFPEEDIGQIQITTEAAEDISFPAMKALQDRVADALMADPSVAYVNSFIGVGGPTATQNAGRLFAVLKPRSERPRMPQVLEQLRKRFREIPGVAVYMQPVQNLRLGGRASKARFQYTLQSVNAGAIVGWADKLMERMRADPDFRDVTSDSQNRGLQATLQIDRDKAGVLGVAVGDLRTALYNAYGDRQIGSIYAPSNTYQVILSAADDDRQFEEDMSRLSVRNKAGQLVPLSAFSTVKRTVGPTSINHQGQLQAVTVSFNLAPDVPLGNATAKIDRLKAELKIPPSIITSYGGDAAVFQSSQSSQAVLLVLAVLVIYVLLGVLYESYIHPLTILAGLPSAAVGALLSLKLFGFDLTLIATIGILLLIGIVKKNAIMMIDFALDAQRTQGMRPVDAIREACRLRFRPILMTTLAALMGALPLALGLGAGAELRQPLGVAVVGGLLFSQVITLYITPAIYLALDRYSGSGPMQELPGEKIAHAAHRLTG, encoded by the coding sequence ATGAACATTTCGGAGCTCTGCATCCGTCGTCCCGCGATGACGGTGCTGCTCTCGGCCGCCGCGGTGGTGGCCGGCATCTTCGCGTACTTCCAGATCCCGGTCGCGGCCCTGCCCAGCTACAACACGCCGGTCATCAACGTCAATGCACAGTTGCCGGGCGCCAGCCCGGACACCATGGCGTCCTCGGTGGCGCTGCCGCTGGAGAAGCAGTTCTCGACCATCCCCGGCCTTTCGACGATCAGCTCGGTCAACACGCAGGGCGTGAGCTCGATCACGCTGGAATTCGTCAGCAGCCGCGACATCGATGCCGCGGCCGTCGACGTTCAGGCGGCGCTGTTGCGCGCCCAGCGGCAACTGCCCGTCGAGCTGACGCAGATGCCTTCGTACCGCAAGGTCAACCCCGCCGACGCCCCGGTGTTGTTCATCTCGCTGGTCTCGCCTTCGATGAATCCGGCGGAACTGAACGACTATGCCGAGAACCTGATCTCGCCCACGCTGTCGACCATCGACGGCGTGGCCCAGGTCGCGGTGTACGGGCGCAAGGCTTTCGCCGTGCGCATCAAGGCCGATGCCGACCTGCTGAATGCCCGCAGCATCACGCTCGACGAGCTGGCCAACGCGGTGCGCCTGGCCAATGCCAATACGCCCGTGGGCGTGCTCGACGGTCCGCGACAGACCCTCACCATCCAGGCCAACGAGCAGATGCTCAAGGCCGCCGACTTCGCCAAGGTGATCGTCGGCCAGCGCAACGGCGCGCCGGTGCGGCTGGACGAGGTGGCCACCATCGAGGACAGCTTCGAGTCGGTCAAGACCGCCAGCAGCTTCAACGGCGAGAGCTCGATCTCGCTCGCCGTGCTGCGCCAGCCGAATGCCAACACGGTGCAGGTGGTCGACGCCGTGCGCGCGCTGATGCCGCGCTTCCGCGACGAGCTGCCGCAATCGGTCGAGATCAACATGGTCAACGACCGCTCGATCTCCATCCGCGAGGCGGTGCACGACGTGCAGCTCACCCTGCTGGGCACCGTGCTGCTGGTGGTGCTGGTGATCTTCCTGTTCCTGCACCGCGTGGTCGCCACGCTCATTCCCGCGGCCACCATCCCGATCTCGCTGATCGGCGCCGTGGCGCTGCTCTACGCCTTCGGGTACAGCCTGGACAACGTGTCGCTGCTCGGCATCACGCTGGCGGTCGGGCTGGTGGTCGACGACGCCATCGTGGTGCTGGAAAACATCATGCGCTACGTCGAAAAGGGCATGGAGCCGATGGCCGCCGCACTGCGCGGCTCGCGCGAGGTGGGCTTCACCATCATCTCGATCTCCATTTCGCTCGTGGCGGTGTTCATCCCCGTCTTCTTCATGCCGGGCGTGATCGGCCTGCTCTTCCACGAATTCGCGGTGGTGGTGGGACTCGCGGTGATGGTCTCGGCCATCGTCTCACTGACGCTGGTGCCGATGCTCGCGAGCCGGCTCTTGCGCCACCATCCGCGCGAGGGAGGGGTGGCGGAGGATCACGAGGAAACGCATCCCGAACCCGGCACCGCCATCGGCCGCGCATTCGAGCGCGGCTACCGCTGGGTGCACGGCAGCTATATGCGCACGCTCGACTGGACGCTGCACCGCCGCCCTCTCATGCTGGCCCTGGCGGCTGCGACCTTCGCGCTGACGGCGTGGATGTTCATCACCATTCCCAAGGGCTTCTTCCCCGAGGAAGACATCGGCCAGATCCAGATCACGACCGAGGCCGCCGAAGACATCTCCTTTCCGGCGATGAAAGCCCTGCAAGACCGGGTGGCCGACGCGCTGATGGCCGACCCGAGCGTGGCCTACGTCAACTCCTTCATCGGCGTCGGTGGACCGACCGCCACGCAGAATGCCGGCCGGCTGTTTGCGGTCCTCAAGCCGCGCAGCGAGCGGCCGCGGATGCCCCAGGTGCTCGAGCAGCTGCGCAAGCGCTTCCGCGAGATCCCGGGCGTCGCGGTCTACATGCAGCCGGTGCAGAACCTGCGCCTGGGCGGCCGCGCGAGCAAGGCGCGCTTCCAGTACACGCTGCAGAGCGTGAACGCCGGCGCGATCGTCGGCTGGGCCGACAAGCTGATGGAGCGCATGCGCGCCGACCCGGACTTCCGCGACGTGACCAGCGATTCGCAGAACCGCGGCCTGCAGGCCACCCTCCAGATCGACCGCGACAAGGCCGGCGTGCTGGGTGTGGCCGTGGGCGACCTGCGCACCGCGCTCTACAACGCCTACGGCGACCGCCAGATCGGCAGCATCTATGCGCCCAGCAACACCTATCAGGTGATCCTCTCGGCGGCCGACGACGACCGCCAGTTCGAGGAAGACATGTCTCGCCTGTCGGTGCGCAACAAGGCCGGGCAGCTGGTGCCGCTGTCGGCCTTCTCGACCGTCAAGCGCACCGTCGGGCCGACCTCCATCAACCACCAGGGCCAGCTGCAGGCGGTGACGGTGTCCTTCAACCTTGCACCCGACGTGCCGCTGGGCAACGCGACGGCCAAGATCGACCGGCTCAAGGCCGAGCTCAAGATCCCGCCGTCGATCATCACCAGCTACGGCGGCGACGCCGCCGTGTTCCAGAGCTCGCAGTCCAGCCAGGCGGTGCTGCTGGTGCTGGCCGTGCTGGTCATCTACGTGCTGCTGGGCGTGCTCTACGAAAGCTACATCCACCCGCTCACCATCCTCGCCGGGCTGCCCTCGGCGGCGGTCGGGGCGCTGCTGTCGCTCAAGCTCTTCGGCTTCGACCTGACGCTGATCGCGACCATCGGCATCCTGCTGCTTATCGGCATCGTCAAGAAGAACGCGATCATGATGATCGACTTCGCGCTCGACGCGCAGCGCACCCAGGGCATGCGGCCGGTCGATGCCATTCGCGAGGCCTGCCGGCTGCGCTTCCGCCCGATCCTGATGACGACCCTGGCCGCGCTGATGGGCGCGCTGCCGCTCGCGCTGGGCCTGGGTGCCGGCGCCGAGCTGCGTCAGCCGCTGGGCGTGGCGGTGGTCGGCGGCCTGCTGTTTTCGCAGGTGATCACGCTCTACATCACGCCGGCCATTTACCTGGCGCTGGACCGCTACAGCGGCAGCGGGCCGATGCAGGAGCTGCCGGGGGAGAAGATCGCGCACGCGGCGCACAGGTTGACCGGCTGA